TCTTCACCAATCCGCAGAGCAACCGCGCCAAGGATTTCCTGTCCAAGCTTCTGACCCACTAGCTCCCTGCTGACCCGCATCCAGGCCCGCACGGACCGCATCCAGGCCGTACGCCGGCCAACCAATGAAAGGAATGTCATGAAGAAGGCTTTTATTACCCGGAGGAAATCTCTCCTGGTGGCCGCTTCGGCTGCACTGGCCCTCTCGCTGAGCGCCTGCGGTGGAGGCAGTGGCACCACCACTCCGCCTGTTGCCTCGGCGAGCTTCGAGGCAGGCACCACGATGGCGAAGTTGAACCAGGCCAAGAAGATCACCATTGGTACCAAGTTTGACCAGCCGCTGTTCGGCCAGAAGGGCCTGGACGGCAAGCCTGTCGGCTTCGACGTCGAAATCGGCAAGGCCATCGCTGCCAAGCTTGGAATTGAACCTGACAAGATCGAATGGGTGGAAACTGTTTCCGCCAACCGTGAACCGTTCATCGAGCAGGGCCGCGTTGACATCGTCATTGCCACCTACACGATCAACGATGCCCGCAAGCAGAAGGTCGCATTCGCGGGTCCGTACTACGAAGCCGGTCAGGCGCTGCTGGTGAACAAGGACGACAACTCCATCACCAAACCCGAGGACGTCAAGGGCAAGAAGGTTTGCTCTGTAACGGGTTCCACCCCGGCTAAGACCATCGTCGAAAAGTATGGTGCTGAACTGGTTCCGGCCGCAAACTACACTGCCTGCCTGGAGCCGTTGCGCAACAAGCAGGTTGTCGCCGTCACCACGGACAACGTGATCCTCGCAGGTTACGTTGACAAGGAACCGGACGCCTTCAAGCTGGCTTCGGACCAAACCTTCACGAAGGAGCCGTACGGCATCGGCCTGAAGAAGGATGACACGGTCTTCCGCAACTGGATCAATGACCAGTTGGAAGGATTCGCCAAGGACGGCACGTACAAGAAGGCTTGGGAAGCAACAGCAGGAAAGGTCATCAAGACCGCTCCTGAGCTGCCCAAGATCGACCGCTACTAGTCGGAAGCCGGTGGCTGCCGCCCTCCCCTTGGGGGAAGGGCGGCGGCCACCGACCTTGAGGACTCCCTACCTTTCCGCAGCAGCCGAAGGAAGCCAATGGACGCCATCTTCGAAAGCCTCCCCCAATATTGGGACGGATTTCTCCGAACCCTGTTTCTAGCCGTCATATCCGGCGTGATCGCACTGGCAGCGGGTACTCTCCTCGCCGCAATGCGTGTCTCGCCCGTGGCAGCCTTACGGGGCTTCAGCACGTTCTATGTTGAAGTCGCCAGAAACACCCCACTTACAATTATTTTCTTTTTCTCCGCAATCGTGCTTCCCCGGCTCGGCGTCAAGTTCGAACAGTTTGAAGTCGCCGCCATCATCGCATTGAGCAGCTACACGGCAGCATTTGTTGCCGAAGCCGTTCGATCCGGCGTCAACAGCGTCCCGGTGGGGCAAGCCGAGGCAGCCCGTAGCATCGGCATGACGTTCACGCAGGTTTTGGGCCTGGTGGTCCTGCCACAGGCCGTTCGGACCGTCATACCCCCATTGATCAACATCATGATTGCCTTGGTCAAGAACTCATCCGTCGCGGGTGCATTCTTTGTCCTGGAGCTCTTCGGCTATGGCCTGCAGCTGTCAAACAGCCATGGTGACGCGGTCATGTGGATCTTGATCGGTGTGGCATTCTTCTACCTGCTGATCACCGTGCCCCTGGGCTTGTTGGCCCACTTCGTCGAGAAAAAGGTGGCGATTGCCCGATGACTTCGGTTCTCTATGACGTACCGGGCCCCAAGGCCCGCCGCGTTTCCCTCATTGGTTCAGTTGTCGGGTCCATCATCATTGCCGGTGGCGTGGTGGGAGCCATTGTCATTCTGTCTTCGCAGGGCATATTCAACGCCTCCCGTTGGGAAGTCTTTGTTAATGAATCTGCCAAGGAC
This genomic stretch from Micrococcaceae bacterium Sec5.1 harbors:
- a CDS encoding amino acid ABC transporter permease, translated to MDAIFESLPQYWDGFLRTLFLAVISGVIALAAGTLLAAMRVSPVAALRGFSTFYVEVARNTPLTIIFFFSAIVLPRLGVKFEQFEVAAIIALSSYTAAFVAEAVRSGVNSVPVGQAEAARSIGMTFTQVLGLVVLPQAVRTVIPPLINIMIALVKNSSVAGAFFVLELFGYGLQLSNSHGDAVMWILIGVAFFYLLITVPLGLLAHFVEKKVAIAR
- a CDS encoding glutamate ABC transporter substrate-binding protein produces the protein MKKAFITRRKSLLVAASAALALSLSACGGGSGTTTPPVASASFEAGTTMAKLNQAKKITIGTKFDQPLFGQKGLDGKPVGFDVEIGKAIAAKLGIEPDKIEWVETVSANREPFIEQGRVDIVIATYTINDARKQKVAFAGPYYEAGQALLVNKDDNSITKPEDVKGKKVCSVTGSTPAKTIVEKYGAELVPAANYTACLEPLRNKQVVAVTTDNVILAGYVDKEPDAFKLASDQTFTKEPYGIGLKKDDTVFRNWINDQLEGFAKDGTYKKAWEATAGKVIKTAPELPKIDRY